TTTCCACGTCTGTAAAGGACTCTAATGCATCCAAATCCCCCTTTTCCGCTTTCTTAATATTATCCTGAACCAGTTCGGTTACTTCCGCTTTGACTCTGTTCAGCTTTTCCACGTTTATGCTGACAACACCGCTCTCGCTTGCTTCAAACATATCTTCCAAATCCATCACATTGGTAATTTTTTTATTAATCGCATTGTTTATCACCAATGATGCGATTTTCCTTGTCTGTGAATCGGCATAGCTCATGAGTGTTGGCTTAAGCCCTTCATTGATAATCCAGAGGCCGGCAGCTGTTGAGATAACGAAAAATATAAAGGTCAAAAGAAATACATAGCGAAATGGAAGAGGACCTTTCCGGGGCAGCCGGCCGCGAAATTTTGCCAAAACAAATCCCCCCTTTACAAGCTATATGTATGCTGTAAAGGAGGGAACTAGGCTCAAAAATCCAAAATAGTTTATTGTTGTACTAAAGTCGTATCACAGCCTGTAATAACAGAATTCAATTCAAGCCCTAAATCTGCTTCATATGGCTCCACATTCCTGCCCTTTTCTTCAAGTATGCGGATGACTGGCCTGTCGCTAAGACCCGCGTTCTGCCGGCAGACAACACCTTTTCTTCCGTCATTCAGCTCGACTGTAACACCAACTGGATACACGGCAACCGCCTGCCGGAAAACTTCAATGACTTTCTTATCAAATAATTTTCCAGCCCCTGCATACAGAACTTCCAGGCCTTCATGAGGAAGCATAGCCTGTCTGTAAATGCGATTGGATGTTACTGCGTCAAACACATCTGCAATCGCAATTATCTTGCCAAAATTATGAATCTCGTCCCCCTGGAGGCCGCGCGGATAGCCTGAACCATTCAATCGCTCATGATGCTGAAAGGCACAATGTGCAACAAGGAGAGGGATTGTCTCTACTTTTCTTAATATATTAAATCCATCTTCCGGATGCTTCTTAATTGATTTAAATTCTTCTGCTGTCAATTTACCCGGTTTCAAAAGAATATCTGCCGGCACCTTCATCTTTCCGACATCATGAAGAATTGCACCCAGCCCCAGGATTTCAAGTTCCTTTGGCAGGAGCTGCAGCTTCATCCCGATTGCCAGTGAATAAAGAGTCACATTCAGGGAGTGGGTGAAAATATAGTGATCATATGTATAAACGTCTGATAGGATCGTAAGCAGCTCTTTATTTCCCCTAATTTCACTGATTAGCTGACGTATCAGCGCTGAGAGCCGCTTTGAGGCATTCTCAATTATCAGAGAGCCTGATAACTCTTTATTTGCTTGTACTTCCTTCAGAACGGTTTCAATGGTTTCGATAGCCTGTTTGCGCATTTTGGGAGTCAGAGGGTCCTTATATTGGATATCCTCAGTGCGCACATCCTTGATATACACATAGGTAATACCCATTTCCTGCAGTTTATATATTAATTTATCAGCCAGCTCCACACCTTCATGCAAAAGGACCTGACCCTTGTCATTGTATATAGCTTTGGCCAAAACACTGCCAGTCTCAATTGTATTGGTTGCTGCTAATCTCATATGTATCTCCCATATCCTTTTTTCGGTGCTACTTTATAGTTCGGGCATTATTTGGTTATATTTACATTATACGACAAATTTCCCGGCTTGAGAGTGAGTTTATGATATATTTTGAGATTGAAAGATTTATGTGAGGATAACCCGCTTTTACTTGCGGATAAAATAATTTATGTGCAAAGCGGCTCATGCATAAAAAAAAGACAAGCCCATTCAGGCATGCCTTTAGATCATTTTGAGAAGTGCTTCTTTTCCGATCGTTCCTTTAACAATGCCCAGCTCCTCGGCCTCATAAGTGACAGATTCAAGCGGGGCATTTAACAGCTGATCTATCGTTTTTACACCGACAGCCCTGCCGGCAATTACTTTGCGGTCCTTAAGCTTCTCATTCAGCAAAGCGACATCCAGGGCTCCGCACATGATATACCCTCTATCATTCGTTACCACCAGCAGATTGGTCTTTGGCAGCTGCACCGAAACACTCAAAAAAGTGTGGCCATCTATATCAATCGGTTTCAAATCAATCATACCTGCACCCACTCCTTTCCTTTTCCCTTACACAATATGTATGGACAGGGAAAAGGGTGAACGTGACAGGCACCCCCGGTTTTAGAATAAATCAAGCTGTCTTGGAGCAAGCTGCTGATATTCAATATCCAGCATTTCGATCATTTGTTTAGCGTTGTCTGCCGCGTCACCGCCGGAGTTGTTGTTGAAGACGACGAATACATTTTTACATTTTTTCTCAAGCAATTTCAGGTGTTCTGCCCATTCTGCCAGTTCTTTTTCGTTATAGCGGTAAAGATAGCGGACCTCCCGCCAGTTGTCCGCATTCTTTCTCTGCCAGCCGTGAAAGTTTCGGCCATGAAACCGAACAAGAACCTTATCAGGACTGGTTGTTTCCAGGACCATTGGAATAGAGCCCTCACCGGCTTGCGGCTCGTCACAGATGGTGTGAAACCAGTCTTCCTCTTTCATAAAGCTTAATGTGCTTTCCCTGAACTCCGGACGAAACCATGATTGATGCCTGAACTCCAGGGCACATGGGATATCCCCCATCTGCTCCTTGCACCAGCGGAGGTAATCGACATTGGCTTTTTTGCAGTCAAACCATGGCGGAAATTGAAACAGTACCATAGCCAGTTTGCCGGATTCGATATAAGGCTCCAATGAATCTTTAAACGCTTCAAACATTCCTTCTTTGCTTTCAAAAGGGATTTCGCCTCTTTGATGACCTGTCATGCCCTGGTAGGCTTTTACTATGAATTGAAAAGATTCAGGCGTGTCCTTTACCCATTTGGAAGAGTTACGCTTTGGCTGCACCGCATAAAAAGCAGAGTCCACCTCCACAGTAGGGAAATGGCCCGCATATTCTTTTAGCTTATCTCTAGGTGAAACATTGCCCGTATATAGGCTATCATGGTCGCCCCAGCCTGTTACGCCGATGATAATCATTGAAACACCTCCGTTTTTTTACTCTACTTTTCTTTTAACGGAAAATTTTGTACTGAAACTCTATATGATTATAATTTATTAAAAGTTTCAATTTCCAAGATTTTTAATCCAGTTTACCATAGGATTTTTTAAACTTCCTTTAAAATAATAAACAATTGATCGCTAAGCATTGATTTTATTGAACTCCAAGTTCTTGCCATATATAAAACAAGACGCCTTCTCCTTAACTCTAAGAAAGCGTCCTATGGCTGTGAAGTATCCTTATTTTGTTACTCCTCTGATTTTACCCTATATTGGGAAGTTGCTACTTATATAAATTAAAGGGGCGAGTATAAGCTAGTTGAAGGTTTTGCTCCTTTTGCACTTTTATTATTTCGATTTATTCATTTTTCTGGCTTGAGTCTGGAATTGTTTAATGTTAACCTTCACGTTAATATTAATTGAAGCTTCAGGAAACCGTTCCTCCCAATTGCCCTTTACTTTTTTCCACACTTTCGGTTGATTGATTCGTAAACTCTCTCCAAATCCAGCGACATCTACTTTTAATTCTTTTTGAGTCTTGGTTAAACCTGCTTCCATTAATCGCATAAATTCTTTTTCAACTGTTTTTTCTGCATCTCGAATAAACTTCTCATTAAAAGCATCACTGTTTGGTATCCAATCTTCAGATAATCGGCCTTCAGTATTAATGTTTACTGTATACGAAATATCCCCTCCATTTACCTGAGGCCTAATTGAACTTTTCAGCTGATCAATTTCATATGTAATGATTTTGCCCGTTTCTTTATCGACTCCTGTTACGGCACCTGCTTTCGCTTCACCTGTAATACAATTAATGCCCAAGGTTTCGTCTTCATTAAGCTCCCCAATCATTTTCTGTGTAATCCCTTTAATAACTGCTGCTCCAATGATTTGAACTCCACCATTAAATTTTTGTACTTTCTGAACCAAAAAACTTGAACTGGCCGACATTTTTTCCGAGAAATCGCCTAAGGATAATTTTGGGGGCATTTTTGATGTTTTCGTTTTCATATTTTCAGTTATAGACAATAGCTTTAAAGCAGGTACTGGATCCTTTGTTCCTTTTATGCTTAATATTTCGCTTGCTTTTTCCTCTGATATCAATACATGAACTGTCCGTCTTATTTCATGGTCGCGAAAGAAAAAATTCAATAATTGGAGCAAATTAATGGATTGTGCTGCTTCCTTACTAATTACCAATACTTTTAAATGGGCATAATTCGGACTGCGACTTGTAGCCGTGGAAGCTTCACGGCCCGCTTCAAATAAAGAGGATTCCTCAATTGTTAAGTTTTGAAATGGCTCTGCTTGACTGCCGCCGCCTCCATTCTCTCCAGCCAATACTTTAGGTACAACAGATTGAATTGTAAATTCAGGAGTTATGCGTTTTGTTGAATGTTCTTGATAATCCACTCCGACACCAACAGCCAGACCTATATCTTCAATATCAACGCGATCCCAACACCCTCCCATAAAAAGGATCGAGATGCAGCAGCATATCAAGATGCTTTTTTTAATTCTTCGCATTTCGTTTCCTCCTTATGAAGGCAATTATTAAAAAAAGGACGGGGATAATTACTGTAATTATGATGGCAAAGTTGCCAATATAGTCAGCTAATTTAAAAACTCCATTTATATCTTCCGGATACATCGCACATAGATAAATGAATGGTATAAGACCATACACAAAAGGTTTATACGCTTTCTTAAAAACTTGACTCAAACCTAAACTAGCAAAATAAAAATTCATTATAAAGGATGTAAACGTTGTAATCACCCAAAGAATGATAAAAAAGCTTTCAAATCTTTCTAAAAGGAGGAATTTCATTTCAATTGATTTGACCAGTTCGATCGTTGGCCATGTTAACTGCCTTACCTCATTTACGGTTAATGAGCCAATAACAGCTATTACGATCAAGATATACAAAAATAACGGGATAAATATTCCCACGGCTGCAGCTTTCATAGCTTGTTGTGGACGTTGCATATATGCGATTAAAATAAGAAAACTTTCAATTCCAGCAAGAGATAAAGTTGTTGGCTTAATCCCGTTGACAACTGGCTTAAATCCTTCACCCAAGACAGGGCGAAGGTTATTTAGATCAACATTTGTTACACTAAGACCCAGCATAAAAAAAATAAATACCAAAACAACCGGAAAGTAAATTTGAAGCAATTTTACAATAGGATATATGCCGCTGATCACGATATACACGCCTACTGCGATATAAACGATAATCACTGCTTCTATCGGAGTTTTATCCAGCAAATAAGCGCGAAGCACTTCAGCCATTGATCGTGCCTGATATCCACTAACTAATATAAAATACATAATAATAAATAGATTAAAAACAAGACCTGCCCATTTGCCAACCAATATAGGACTAAATTGATAAATCGTCATTCCTTTGAATCGAAGGCATAACTTAGTTATAAAAAAAGCAACAACAAATGTGATTCCGCCACTAAAAAGCATACTGATCCAAATATCAGGCGTTTGAACTTCCTCTGCACTTACGCGGGGTAATGTTACAATCCCCACACCAATGATTGTCATTACTAAAGCGACTGTAGCCTGTGTAGGTGTAATTTTTTCGTTTGAACCATTCACTATGATCTTCCTTTATTTAATCCGAGTGGAGTCTTTGGGTTTTAATATTTCAGGTCTTTCTTTAAGAACACTATATGGTAATCGAAGTATTGCATCCTTCCAATCTTTAAATTGATACGGAACAAATGGAGAGGTATATTCAACACCAAAACTTTTAAGCTTGACAAGGTGAATCGTAATGGCCATCGCAAACATAATAATTCCAAATAACCCTAATACAGCAGCTGAAAGCATCATTCCAAAGCGTAAGATTCGAATAGCTATTGCCGCCCCATACTGCGGTAAAGAAAAGGAAGAAATTGCCGTAACTGCCACAACAATGACCATCATTGGGCTGACTAAGCCCGCTGTAACAGCCGCCTCCCCAATAACAAGCCCTCCTACAATTCCAACTGTTTGTCCAATTGGTTTAGGAAGCCTTACACCTGCTTCCCGCAGTATTTCAATTGTGATTTCCATCAATAATGCTTCTACAATGCTTGGAAATGGCACTCCTTCCCTGCTTCCTGCTATCGAGATTACTAAATCAGTTGGAATTAACCCTGGATGATACGAAATAAGTGCTACGTATAATGATGGACCAAATAAAGAGACAAACGCTGCTCCAAACCGCATGAAGCGAATGAGGGTGCCAACAAACCATCGTTCATAATAATCTTCCGGCCCCTGAAGAATAGAGGTAATCGTGACTGGCAGAAGCAATACAAAAGGCGTCCCATCAACTAAAATGGCTACACGTCCTTCTAATAATCCACTTGCTACTTTATCCGGCCTTTCAGTTGTTATGAGTTGTGGAAACGGTGATAAAAAATCATCTTCAATGAACTGCTCAATAATCCCCGATTCAAGTATTTGGTCAATATCAATTTTTTCTAATCGTTTTTTGGCTTCTTGGATGATGCTGTCATTTGTAATATCTTTTATATATGCCATGATAACCGGTGTTTGACTTCTGCGTCCGATTGTATATTTGTCTAAAACTAAATGGGGATCTCTAATTCGCTTTCGAATTAAAGACATATTCACAAGAATATTTTCGACAAACCCTTCTCTTGCCCCCCTCACAGAAGCTTCTGTAATTGGTTCTTCAATTTGTCTTGAAGGCCATTTTTTTGTTCCAAGTAAAAGGGATGTATCGACCTTATCAATTAGTAATGCCGTATCTCCATTCAAAACCTCCATCACACAGTCTTCTATCTTGTTGTATTCTTCTACATCCGTTAGCGTTACAACATGGTCTTTAATGGTTTCTTTGATGTGTGAGCCGGTGGCCCGGTCTTCTATTACATAGCATTCTCGCATTTGAAGTTCTAACATGATTGACTTTAATATTTGTTCATGAATTTGCTCTTTATCGGCAAGCCCTTTAATAAAAACGACAGCTGCTTTAACGTTATATAAGTCAATATTAAATCTGCGAATTGCGATATCAGGGTTATTTCCTAAAATATTTTGTATTCGCTCGAGGTTAGAATCCAAACTAGATGAAAAGAATACATCTGTCCCATGTATCTTCACTTGTTGATGAGCATTTTTCGTTTGTTTTTTCTTTTTTTGTAACCAAGCCCATTGATTCATCTCCCTCACCTGCTTACATAAAATATTTTTTCAAACTGGTAAGTTTTAAGTTACTTTAGGTGTGGAAATTTTGATTAAGGGGATGCTAAATCTTTAACTGGATTTAATTGATCGTAACCATTTTGAAACTTTGGAAATAGAATAGGGAATTATAAAAGCTAAACATGCACCTAATAAATGTTCCCATTTTGGAAGGAAAGATATGATATTCTCCATAAACTCATCACCTGCTATTTATTTTCACCTAACACTTTAGTTATCATTCATTTTATAAAAGATGGAAACCCTAAATGAAGACATAAAGAAATCGGCAGGAAATGGAGTGGAAAGATACAGGTTGAATAACTGCCTTCCTTCAAAGGTGGAGTCGCTTAAACAAAAAAATGATTGAACGGCATAGCCGTTCAATCATTTTTTAAAAATTTATTATTAACCAATAGAACCTTCCATTTCAAACTTGATCAGACGGTTCATTTCTACTGCGTATTCCATTGGAAGTTCTTTCGTGAATGGCTCAATGAAGCCCATTACGATCATTTCTGTTGCTTCTTCTTCTGAAATTCCACGGCTCATCAGATAGAATAGCTGTTCTTCTGATACTTTTGAAACCTTCGCTTCATGCTCAAGAGAGATGTTGTCGTTCAGGATTTCATTGTATGGAATCGTATCCGAAGTTGACTGGTTATCCATAATTAACGTATCACACTCGATGTTGGCGCGTGCACCTTCCGCTTTGCGGCCGAAGTGAACGATTCCGCGGTATGTTACTTTACCGCCCTGCTTGGAAATCGATTTAGATACGATCGTTGAAGACGTGTTTGGTGCAAGGTGAATCATTTTTGCACCTGCATCCTGATGCTGCCCTTTGCCTGCTAATGCAATGGAAAGGGTCATGCCGCGTGCGCCTTCTCCTTTAAGAATAACTGCCGGATATTTCATTGTCAGTTTAGAACCAATGTTTCCGTCAATCCATTCCATTGTTGCGTTTGATTCACAAACAGCACGCTTCGTAACCAGGTTGTATACGTTGTTTGCCCAGTTTTGGATGGTTGTATAACGGCAATATGCGTCTTTTTTGATGATGATTTCAACAACCGCACTATGAAGTGAGTTGGTTGTGTACACAGGTGCTGTACAGCCTTCTACATAGTGCACATGTGCGCCTTCATCAACAATGATAAGAGTACGCTCAAATTGCCCCATGTTCTCAGAGTTAATGCGGAAATATGCCTGCAATGGCGTATCAACCTTAACTCCTTTAGGAACATAGATGAACGATCCGCCAGACCAAACCGCTGAGTTTAATGCAGCGAATTTGTTGTCTGTCGGAGGGATAACCTTTGCCCAGTGCTCACGGAAAATATCTTCATTCTCGCGAAGAGCGGAATCTGTATCCTTGAATACAATTCCTTTTGCTTCAAGATCTTCCTGCATGTTATGGTAAACAACCTCTGATTCATACTGTGCAGAAACACCTGCAAGATACTTCTGCTCTGCTTCCGGAATACCCAATTTATCAAACGTTTGTTTGATTTCTTCAGGAACCTCATCCCAAGAGCGTTCAGTTTTTTCAGAAGGCTTTACATAATACGTAATTTCATCAAAGTTTAATGACGCTAAATCTCCGCCCCATTGCGGCATAGGCATGTTATAGAAATGGTCCAATGATTTTAAACGGAAGTCAAGCATCCATTGTGGCTCTTCCTTCAATTTTGAAATCTCTTCTACAATTTCTTTTGTCAAACCGCGTTTTGATCGGAAAATGGAAACGTCTTTATCGGCAAAACCATACTTGTAATCGCCGATCTCAGGCATCTTTTTTGCCATCGTCGTATTCCTCCATTCATATAGGAAAGGGTTCACACCCTATCAATTCATAGTTTTTTAGCACACAAGGCAGACGAAACAGTTTTTAATCAAACGTTTGATTAATTTATTCCTGGTCTTCTTTCTCCGTGCCAACGCCTTTTTCCATTGCTTTCCATGCCAAAGTGGCGCATTTGATTCGGGCAGGAAATTGGGAAACTCCCTGAAGAGCTTCGATATCGCCAAGATCCAGATCATCTTCATCATATTCTTTTCCCAGCATCATGTCCGAGAAAACTTTGGAAAGCTTTAAGGCTTCTTCAATATTTTTACCCTTGATGGCTTGGGTCATCATGGAAGCTGAGGACATGGAGATGGAACATCCTTCGCCTTCAAATTTCGCATCAGCCACTTTGCCGTCCTCAAGCTTCAGCGTCAATTGAATCCGGTCCCCGCAAGTAGGGTTATTCATATTGATCGTCAGGCTGTCATCTTCAAGTACCCCTTTGTTACGAGGGTTTTTATAATGATCCATTATAACCTGGCGGTAAAGGGTATCTAAATTTTTAGAAGACATCGCTGAAATACTCCTTTGTTTTGACAAGCCCTGAAACAAGCTTATCAATATCTTCTTCCGTATTGTACAGATAGAAGCTTGCACGTGCAGTTGCCGACACCTTAAGCCACTTCATCAGCGGCTGTGCACAATGGTGGCCGGCGCGGACTGCAATTCCTTCCGCATCCAATACAGTAGCCACATCATGTGGATGAACATCATCTATATTAAAGGTAACCAGACCGGCCCGTTTAGAGGCTTCTTTCGGCCCATATATGGTCATTCCGTCTATAGCAGACATTTTTTCCATAGCATAAGCGGCCAGCTTGTGCTCATATGCCTCGATTTCGTCAAGGCCAATCTGCTCAAGGAAATCAATAGCAGCACCCAGTCCAATGGCACCTGCAATAATTGGCGTGCCTCCTTCGAATTTCCACGGAAGCTCCTTCCATGTCGATTCATAGAGGCCGACAAAGTCGATCATTTCGCCGCCAAATTCAACCGGCTCCATTTTTTCAAGGTGCTTTTTCTTTCCGTAAAGAACACCAATGCCGGTAGGACCACACATCTTATGGCCGGAAAAAGCAAGAAAATCACAATCCAGGTCCTGAACATCAATTTTCATATGCGGAGCACTTTGTGCACCATCCACAACCATAATCGCGCCATTCTCATGGGCGATTTTTGCAATTTCCTTAATCGGGTTCATAACACCCAGTACATTCGATACCTGCATGATGGATACGATTTTTGTATCGGCTGTTACGGTTGTCCTGACATCCTCAAGGGAGATGGTTCCATCTTCCTGCAGAGGAAGATACTTTAATGAGGCACCCGTCTGCTTAGCTACCTGCTGCCACGGAATGATATTGCTGTGGTGCTCCATGTAGGAGATAACAATTTCATCGCCTTCAGACAGGTTTGCGCGCCCGTAGCTTGCTGCAACTGTATTGATGGAAGTTGTTGTTCCTCTTGTGAAAATAACTTCCTCAGTCGATTTGGCATTAATGAATTTACGCACCTTTTCCCTTGCACCTTCATAGCCATCTGTTGCTCTGGTGCCTAGCGTATGGACACCTCTATGAACATTCGAGTTATATTCCCGGTAGTATTTATCGATCGCTTCAATTACCGGAACAGGCTTTTGGGAAGTAGCGGCACTGTCCAGATAAACAAGGGGCTTTCCATTGACTTCCTGATCCAGTATGGGAAACATTTGCCGAATCTCACGGGCATTCATTATTTTACTTTCCTTTCAATAATGGCAGTCAGCTGCTTTTTAACGCCTTCGATTGGAAGAGCATTAACAACTGGCGCCAAGAAGCCGTGAATAACAAGACGTTCAGCCTCTTTTTGGGATATGCCGCGGCTCATTAGATAATAAAGCTGCAATGGATCCACACGGCCAACTGAAGCTGCGTGTCCTGCTGTTACATCATCTTCATCGATTAATAAAATCGGGTTGGCATCCCCGCGCGCTTTTTCGCTTAGCATCAGTACGCGTGACTCCTGCTCGGCATTTGACTTGGAAGCCCCATGCTCGATTTTACCGATTCCATTAAAGATGGATGAAGCAGAGTCTTTCATAACCCCATGCTTTAAAATGTAGCCTTCGGAATTCTTTCCGAAATGAACTACTTTCGTTGTAAAGTTTTGAGTCTGTTCTCCGCGTCCTACAACAACTGTTTTAGTATCCCCGAAAGAACCGTCTCCAACAAGGTTAGTTGTATTCTCTGAAACTGTATTGCCATCGTTCATAAGTCCAAGAGCCCATTCAATGCGGGCATCACGGCCTGCAACCCCGCGGCGGTTCACATAAGCTGTTGTTCCCTTAGCAAGTGTGTCAACCGCACCATATTGTACTCGTGCATTTGCATTGGCAATGACCTCTGTAACAATATTGAAGATACCGTTCGCTTCCTCAACTACAGAAACATAGTTTTCCACGTAAGTAACTGAGCTGTTATCTTCAGCTACAACCAATACATGGTTGAACAGGTTTGCCTCTTTATCATCATGGATATATACAGCCTGAATCGGCGCTGAAATTTCCACATTTTTCGGAACGTATAAGAACGCTCCGCCGTTTAAAAGAGCCGCGTGCAAAGAAGTTAAACGGTGTTCGTCCGTTTTGACGCCATCCTTCATAAAATATTTCTGAAGAAGCTCGCTGTGTTCTCTTGCCGCTGTAAAGATGTCTGTGAAAATAACACCTTTTTCCTGAAGTTCTTTAGATACAGACAAATGAGTTGGTCTATTATTGCGCTGAATATATAAATTCTGATCGCCAGCTTCTGTATCAATCAGGTTTCTTACATCCTCAGGAAGGTCGTTTAGAGACGCAAAGTCTTCGCTTCCGACAATGTGCTTTTCGAACTGTGTGAAGTTCCATTTACCTATTTTGGTTTTATCAGGCTTTGGCATTGGCAGGCTTTCCGCGTCTGCAAGCGCATTTAGACGGAGTTCTGTCAGCCATGCCGGCTCGCCCATATCTTTTGAAAAGGAACTAACATATTCCTTATCAAATGGTAGTTTTATTTCCGTTGTCATAGTGATCCCCCTAACGCTTACGCTTCTTGCCCAACTGTTTCGTCTTCAATGCCCAATTCTTTCTTAATCCAGTCATATCCTTCAGCTTCTAAGCGCTGTGCAAGCTCCGGTCCGCCTGATTTTACAACGCGGCCCTGCATCATTACGTGAACATGGTCAGGTGTGATGTAGTTAAGAAGGCGCTGGTAGTGTGTGATAATTAAGCATCCAAACTCTTCTCCGCGCATTTCATTGATTCCTTTTGAAACAACCTTCAATGCATCAATATCCAAACCGGAATCGATTTCATCCAGGATAGCCATTTTAGGTTCAAGCATCATTAATTGAAGAATTTCATTGCGCTTCTTTTCTCCGCCTGAGAAACCTTCATTAAGATAGCGCTGAGCCATGTCAAGATCCATTTCAAGGAATTCCATCTTGCTGTCCATTTTGCGGATGAATTTCATAAGAGAAATTTCATTTCCTTCTTCAAGGCGGCTGTTAATTGCAGAACGTAAAAAATCGGCATTTGTTACGCCGCTGATTTCACTTGGATATTGCATTGCAAGGAACAGGCCGGCACGTGCGCGCTCGTCAACTTCCATTTCAAGAACATCTTTACCATCTAAAGTGATGCTTCCCTGTGTTACTTCATATTTTGGATGGCCCATGATAGCAGAAGATAAAGTAGATTTACCTGTACCGTTCGGCCCCATAATTGCGTGGATTTCTCCGCCTTTAATCTCAAGGTTTACACCTTTTAGTATTTCTTTTCCCTCAATAGCAACATGAAGGTCTTTAATTGTAAGTACTGATCCTGCCATAATATATACCTCCGTCAATAAAAGAAGATTTGTAAATCGGTTTCATCCGCAAATCTCTATTCTCATTTTATTCTCATTACAATCTTATAACAAATCAAATATCATAGCAACTCTTTAAGACCATTAACAAACTTTTCAAACGAAAAAGTTTAGAAAGCCTGTAAATATAAATTTTATCATATAAAATCTTTGTCATCAAAGAGTGAAATTACCGGAAACCAGCATGTCCTGTCTATTTTTTCCCGGTACTGAAATTTCATGTACTGCAAAAAGAAAACCAGTGCATCATTGGCACTGGTTACTATTTACTTCATTATTATATATACCTTTAACTTAGGAATGAATTTTTCTTTCAAGATCTGCAACTAAGCGCTGGCTCTGAAGATAATCTTCTTCACGTCTTTTTTCAACTTCCATTCGAATATCATGTTTCCGGCTGTACACTTCATATCCAACTCCATGGGCAGCTTGCATAGCTTTTTCCATTTCACTCGTGTAGTTCAGCTGTAACTGACTAATAATGAATCAATCCTTTCGGTTTTTATGCTTTTCAGCATTTGGTTTTACATCTAAAATCTTAACACTCAAACTATACCCCGCACAAAGCG
This DNA window, taken from Cytobacillus sp. FSL H8-0458, encodes the following:
- the sufC gene encoding Fe-S cluster assembly ATPase SufC, which translates into the protein MAGSVLTIKDLHVAIEGKEILKGVNLEIKGGEIHAIMGPNGTGKSTLSSAIMGHPKYEVTQGSITLDGKDVLEMEVDERARAGLFLAMQYPSEISGVTNADFLRSAINSRLEEGNEISLMKFIRKMDSKMEFLEMDLDMAQRYLNEGFSGGEKKRNEILQLMMLEPKMAILDEIDSGLDIDALKVVSKGINEMRGEEFGCLIITHYQRLLNYITPDHVHVMMQGRVVKSGGPELAQRLEAEGYDWIKKELGIEDETVGQEA